In the Methylomonas rhizoryzae genome, one interval contains:
- a CDS encoding rhodanese-like domain-containing protein, with the protein MKPFKTVSAAEAVELINANGPAILDCRELKDYRAGHIDQAMHVHEQLRDSLLRKADKNRHMLIYCYYGHASEHLAEMFCDFGFKHVYSLAGGYAGWKEHHNL; encoded by the coding sequence ATGAAACCGTTCAAAACCGTTTCCGCCGCCGAAGCGGTGGAGCTGATAAACGCCAACGGCCCGGCGATTCTGGATTGCCGCGAACTCAAGGACTATCGTGCCGGACATATCGATCAAGCCATGCATGTGCACGAACAGCTACGCGACAGCCTGCTGCGCAAAGCCGATAAAAATCGACACATGCTGATTTACTGCTATTACGGCCACGCCAGCGAACATCTAGCGGAAATGTTTTGCGATTTCGGTTTCAAGCACGTCTACAGTCTGGCCGGCGGCTACGCCGGCTGGAAGGAACATCACAACCTTTAG
- a CDS encoding DEAD/DEAH box helicase, producing MSLGMVAELFTQGAEIVDKRRRCFAAFGTDIDPRPYQERAIQQAVKAGGGVIVAPTGAGKTTMGIEISARLGQRCLILVKSKDLAEQWQQAIKRFTELDAGMICGGKWIEGDQFTIATVQTLVKHETSLQYGLVIVDECHNTPAEQCYTVINLQAAKHKFGLSATPQRRDGLEFMIHAALGPVVAEIKQSEVEGVVLPVVVETLYYPLQGNPQSWQAFNKLLADDLQRNQLIVNKAISASRTTGTAILTSTIEHAERLHGLIKQHNINSLLLHGQLSTKVRAERMEAAPSHRIIVGTLSLLSEGIDWPHVGAVVFAAPVSAEVNRETPAATRLLQESIGRARRPFPGKQYARVIDIIDRHPFGLAAGKKRGEIYRQQGFDVRIIRERAA from the coding sequence GTGTCATTAGGCATGGTGGCCGAGTTGTTCACCCAAGGCGCTGAAATTGTCGACAAGCGCAGAAGGTGTTTTGCAGCGTTCGGTACAGACATCGATCCAAGACCTTATCAAGAGCGAGCGATTCAGCAAGCGGTTAAGGCTGGTGGCGGTGTGATCGTTGCACCGACAGGTGCAGGCAAAACCACCATGGGCATTGAGATTTCTGCCAGACTAGGCCAGCGCTGTTTGATTCTGGTCAAATCCAAAGACCTGGCGGAACAATGGCAGCAGGCCATAAAGCGCTTTACCGAATTGGATGCCGGAATGATTTGCGGCGGTAAGTGGATTGAGGGCGACCAGTTCACCATTGCCACCGTGCAAACCTTGGTCAAGCATGAAACCAGTTTGCAATATGGCTTAGTGATCGTCGACGAATGCCACAACACACCCGCCGAACAGTGCTACACCGTGATTAACCTGCAGGCGGCAAAACATAAATTCGGACTGTCAGCCACACCACAACGCCGGGACGGTCTCGAGTTTATGATTCATGCGGCGCTTGGTCCGGTCGTGGCGGAAATCAAACAGAGCGAAGTTGAAGGCGTGGTTTTGCCGGTCGTGGTCGAAACCCTGTACTACCCGCTGCAAGGCAACCCACAGTCATGGCAGGCCTTCAACAAGTTGCTGGCCGACGATCTGCAGCGCAATCAGTTAATCGTGAACAAAGCTATCAGCGCCAGCCGTACCACCGGAACCGCGATACTGACCAGCACAATCGAACACGCCGAACGCCTGCATGGCTTAATCAAGCAACACAATATCAATTCGTTGTTACTGCACGGCCAGTTATCAACCAAAGTTAGAGCCGAGCGCATGGAAGCCGCGCCAAGCCATCGAATCATCGTGGGTACGTTGTCGCTGTTGTCCGAGGGTATCGACTGGCCGCATGTTGGTGCGGTCGTGTTTGCTGCACCTGTAAGCGCGGAGGTTAACCGAGAAACGCCAGCGGCAACCAGGCTGTTACAAGAGAGCATAGGCCGAGCCCGTAGGCCGTTCCCTGGTAAGCAATACGCGCGAGTAATCGACATTATTGACCGTCATCCCTTCGGATTGGCAGCCGGAAAAAAGCGCGGCGAGATTTACCGCCAGCAGGGCTTTGACGTTCGTATCATCCGGGAGCGTGCCGCATGA
- a CDS encoding RnfABCDGE type electron transport complex subunit D, translating to MSIKPVSGPHVIAVRRVDEIMGLVIIALVPATAWGLLLFGFPALYLCSATIGSALLFEAMCLKMKGVEAAPFLRDRSAILTGLLVAMTLPPWAPWWIGVAGSAIAIVLGKQVYGGLGQNLFNPAMLARVALLISFPIEMTTWVNVNPLFFGPGPIDSLAITFGNAGADAVTGATTLGAVKTGFSNHLTLPGSLSDYNGFLSFIGWERGSFGETSSLLVLGGGLWLLYKRVIQWHGPVALLASIALLSTVFHWIDSSHYLGPWAHLNSGAIMLLAFFIATDYVTSPNTPAGQMLFGAGCGILIFIIRTWGGYPEGSGFAILLMNATTPLIDHYVRPRIYGRYRNGRPIDISQS from the coding sequence ATGAGCATAAAGCCTGTCAGCGGCCCGCACGTCATCGCGGTGCGCCGCGTCGATGAAATCATGGGCCTAGTCATCATCGCCTTGGTGCCGGCTACTGCCTGGGGTTTACTGTTATTCGGTTTCCCCGCGCTTTACCTTTGCTCGGCCACCATCGGCTCGGCGCTGCTGTTCGAGGCAATGTGCTTGAAAATGAAAGGGGTGGAAGCCGCGCCTTTTTTACGCGACCGCTCGGCAATTTTGACCGGCTTGTTGGTCGCCATGACCTTGCCGCCTTGGGCACCATGGTGGATAGGCGTAGCCGGCTCGGCCATCGCCATCGTATTGGGCAAACAAGTGTACGGCGGCTTGGGCCAAAATTTGTTCAACCCGGCCATGCTGGCCAGGGTCGCCTTGTTGATTTCCTTTCCTATCGAGATGACGACTTGGGTAAACGTCAATCCGCTATTCTTTGGCCCAGGCCCCATCGATAGCTTAGCGATTACTTTCGGCAACGCCGGCGCCGACGCCGTCACCGGCGCAACCACGCTGGGCGCGGTCAAAACCGGCTTCTCCAATCATCTGACCTTACCCGGCTCTTTATCTGACTATAACGGCTTTTTATCCTTTATCGGCTGGGAACGCGGCAGCTTCGGCGAAACCTCCAGCCTGCTGGTGCTGGGCGGCGGCTTGTGGCTGCTGTACAAACGGGTAATTCAGTGGCATGGACCGGTTGCGCTGTTGGCCTCCATAGCGCTTTTATCGACTGTATTTCACTGGATAGACAGCAGCCACTACCTGGGACCGTGGGCACACCTGAACTCCGGTGCGATCATGCTGCTGGCCTTCTTCATCGCCACCGACTACGTCACTTCTCCCAATACACCGGCAGGCCAAATGCTATTCGGCGCGGGCTGCGGAATCTTGATTTTCATTATCCGTACCTGGGGCGGCTACCCGGAAGGTAGCGGGTTTGCGATTCTATTGATGAACGCCACCACACCGTTGATAGACCATTACGTTCGTCCGCGCATTTACGGCCGCTACCGTAACGGCAGACCGATCGACATCAGCCAATCTTGA
- the rsxA gene encoding electron transport complex subunit RsxA, with protein sequence MSEYLLLILGTALVNNVVLVKFLGLCPFMGVSNKLDTALGMGLATTFVLTLASAASWVVEHRLLIPFDIGFLRVLGFILVIAAVVQFTEMVIHKTSPVLYQVLGIFLPLITTNCAVLGVALLNIQEHYNFVQSLLFGFGAALGFTLVMVLFAGLRERLALMAVPALFSGTPIAYITAGILSLAFMGFAGLYTK encoded by the coding sequence ATGAGTGAATATCTTCTGCTAATTCTGGGTACCGCACTGGTCAACAATGTAGTACTGGTCAAATTCCTGGGCTTATGCCCCTTCATGGGCGTATCCAATAAATTGGATACCGCTCTGGGCATGGGACTGGCAACGACCTTTGTATTGACCTTGGCATCGGCCGCCAGCTGGGTAGTGGAACACCGTTTGCTTATCCCGTTCGATATCGGTTTTTTACGCGTACTCGGTTTCATTCTGGTAATCGCCGCAGTCGTGCAATTTACCGAAATGGTGATCCACAAAACCAGTCCGGTATTGTATCAGGTGTTAGGCATCTTCCTGCCTCTGATTACTACCAACTGCGCGGTGTTAGGGGTTGCTTTGCTGAACATTCAAGAACATTACAACTTCGTCCAAAGCTTGCTGTTCGGCTTTGGGGCGGCGTTAGGATTTACCCTGGTGATGGTGCTATTTGCCGGTCTCCGTGAACGCTTAGCGTTGATGGCTGTACCGGCACTTTTTTCCGGCACGCCGATCGCATACATCACAGCCGGCATACTCTCCTTGGCCTTTATGGGCTTCGCAGGTCTGTATACCAAGTAA
- a CDS encoding SET domain-containing protein, with the protein MNNALITEARDDFERFLAEYDFTAAAVRAITENTADQIPMPEGFDKVRLQPSSINGMGMFATCEVDTNEVVAPGRVGVMRTPVGRYTNHSPTPNAYFFQASGGDVVLVAKRRVTAGEELTIDYRQAGSVNGNNHPLNRAEMLKTVKRRFQHLGLPEQTDKEHEGFLDAGLAIFGYLPSIPDFLDLWTVNEAIRQKNEQRLPG; encoded by the coding sequence ATGAACAACGCCCTGATTACTGAAGCCCGTGATGATTTCGAGCGGTTCCTAGCCGAATACGACTTTACAGCAGCGGCAGTCCGCGCTATTACCGAAAACACGGCGGATCAAATTCCCATGCCGGAGGGCTTCGATAAAGTACGACTGCAACCGTCGTCGATTAACGGCATGGGCATGTTCGCGACGTGTGAGGTGGATACGAACGAGGTAGTGGCGCCGGGACGAGTGGGTGTGATGCGAACGCCGGTAGGCCGCTATACCAATCATTCTCCGACGCCAAACGCCTACTTTTTTCAAGCGTCCGGCGGCGACGTGGTGTTAGTGGCAAAACGCCGTGTAACAGCGGGGGAAGAACTAACCATCGATTACCGGCAAGCCGGATCGGTCAACGGAAATAACCACCCGCTCAATCGTGCGGAAATGCTTAAAACTGTGAAGCGCCGCTTTCAACATCTTGGATTGCCGGAGCAAACCGATAAGGAGCATGAAGGGTTTTTGGATGCGGGATTGGCAATATTCGGCTACTTGCCGTCTATACCGGATTTTTTGGATTTGTGGACGGTTAACGAAGCTATAAGGCAAAAAAATGAGCAACGATTACCCGGTTGA
- the rsxC gene encoding electron transport complex subunit RsxC, translated as MLSLFENPRLRGGIHAEEHKVETSGVPIAQGMPLPKRLYIPVQQHVGKPAEPLVKVGEKVLKGQLLAYSQGTISAPVHAPSSGLIADVLDYPAPHPSALPIRTIVIETDGLDEWVPLQIPVDPFELQPEEICMRVGAAGVVGLGGAVFPSAVKLDLGRKNQIHTLLINAGECEPYLTCDDRLMQERAADIVTGIRLMLRGMNAPAAIIGIEDNKQEAYDAMTVACAAYPEITVRQVPTRYPMGWDRQMLRYLTGWEIPADGRATDIGVVIHNVATAYAVFKAVCLAQPLISRVVTVSGGAVGKPQNVEVLIGSLMTEVLAYCDTDKAAISRLIMGGPMMGDALPRADVPVVKACNGILALAAEEIETPDVKPCIRCSTCVGACPVGLLPLEMASRIKANQLDAAVDLGLKDCINCGTCSYVCPSNIPLVHYFKYASGELYKRQQMEHKSEQTKRLVDDRNQRMERIRLQQEEEARKAAEARAERQRQQEAAKAAAAAAKATEATKVTEESL; from the coding sequence ATGTTGTCCTTGTTCGAAAACCCGAGACTGCGCGGCGGCATCCATGCCGAAGAGCACAAAGTGGAAACCTCCGGCGTCCCTATCGCACAGGGCATGCCGTTGCCCAAGCGCTTATACATCCCGGTCCAGCAACATGTCGGCAAACCGGCGGAACCTCTGGTCAAGGTGGGCGAAAAAGTACTGAAAGGACAATTGCTGGCTTACAGCCAAGGTACTATTTCCGCACCCGTGCATGCGCCCAGTTCCGGCCTGATCGCCGACGTGCTGGATTACCCGGCGCCTCATCCTTCCGCATTGCCTATTCGCACCATCGTCATAGAGACCGATGGCTTGGACGAATGGGTGCCACTACAAATTCCCGTCGACCCGTTCGAATTGCAGCCCGAAGAGATCTGCATGCGGGTAGGCGCCGCCGGCGTGGTAGGCTTGGGCGGCGCGGTATTTCCTTCCGCGGTTAAATTGGATTTAGGCCGTAAAAACCAAATCCATACCTTGCTGATCAACGCCGGCGAATGCGAACCCTATTTGACCTGCGACGATAGGCTGATGCAAGAACGCGCCGCCGACATCGTGACCGGCATCCGCTTGATGCTGCGCGGCATGAACGCTCCGGCCGCCATCATCGGCATCGAGGACAACAAACAGGAAGCCTACGACGCGATGACCGTCGCCTGCGCGGCCTATCCGGAAATTACCGTAAGACAAGTCCCTACCCGCTACCCCATGGGCTGGGACAGGCAAATGCTGCGCTATCTGACCGGCTGGGAAATTCCGGCCGACGGCCGCGCCACCGACATAGGCGTGGTCATCCACAATGTTGCTACGGCCTATGCGGTATTCAAAGCCGTGTGCTTGGCACAGCCCTTGATCAGCCGGGTAGTGACGGTATCGGGCGGCGCTGTCGGCAAACCGCAGAACGTGGAAGTGTTGATCGGCTCCTTGATGACCGAGGTGCTGGCCTATTGCGATACCGACAAGGCGGCCATTTCGCGGTTGATCATGGGCGGCCCCATGATGGGCGACGCTCTGCCGCGAGCCGACGTGCCGGTAGTCAAGGCATGCAACGGTATTCTTGCGCTGGCGGCCGAAGAAATCGAAACCCCGGACGTCAAGCCCTGTATTCGTTGCTCAACCTGCGTAGGCGCTTGCCCGGTCGGATTGTTGCCTTTGGAAATGGCTAGCCGCATCAAAGCCAACCAACTGGACGCTGCAGTCGACCTGGGCCTCAAGGATTGCATCAATTGCGGCACCTGTTCTTACGTCTGTCCGTCCAACATCCCGTTGGTGCACTACTTCAAATACGCTTCCGGCGAATTATACAAACGCCAGCAGATGGAACATAAATCCGAGCAAACCAAGCGTTTGGTCGACGACCGCAATCAACGTATGGAACGCATCCGCTTGCAGCAGGAAGAAGAAGCCCGCAAAGCCGCCGAAGCCAGAGCCGAGCGTCAACGCCAGCAAGAGGCCGCTAAAGCGGCTGCCGCTGCGGCCAAAGCCACCGAAGCGACCAAAGTTACCGAGGAAAGCTTATGA
- the rsxG gene encoding electron transport complex subunit RsxG: MSSEPAPDTASGESAIDSATTVKILSEKLKAFLEPENLERLRPQLKYQAGVLAGFALLGSLLLGVADFATRDVIKLRLEEDLKASLEEVVPADLYDNDLLADTVSLPSAEANIGAEQTTVYLAKRQGNLTAACFKFVAPDGYAGPIYLVMGVDKNGEILGVRVISHVETPGLGDKIELSKSKWVLSFNGKSLDNLTVTQWAVKKDGGVFDQFAGATITPRKVVQAIKRGLDFYRSHQQELLAPHKP, from the coding sequence ATGAGTTCAGAGCCTGCGCCTGACACTGCATCCGGCGAATCGGCGATCGATTCGGCGACGACTGTCAAAATATTGTCTGAAAAGCTGAAAGCATTTCTTGAACCCGAAAACTTGGAACGACTACGCCCGCAATTAAAGTATCAAGCCGGCGTATTGGCGGGATTTGCATTGCTGGGCAGCTTATTGCTAGGCGTAGCCGATTTCGCGACCCGTGACGTCATCAAGCTGCGTTTGGAAGAAGATTTGAAAGCCAGCTTGGAAGAAGTGGTACCTGCAGATTTATACGATAACGATTTGCTGGCGGACACCGTAAGCTTGCCGTCCGCCGAAGCCAACATAGGCGCTGAGCAAACCACGGTGTACTTGGCAAAGAGACAAGGCAATTTGACTGCGGCGTGCTTTAAATTCGTCGCGCCGGACGGTTACGCCGGCCCTATTTATCTGGTCATGGGTGTCGATAAAAACGGCGAAATCTTAGGCGTGCGAGTCATTTCTCACGTAGAAACGCCGGGACTAGGCGACAAAATCGAACTGAGTAAATCCAAATGGGTACTGAGCTTTAACGGCAAATCGCTGGACAACCTAACGGTAACCCAATGGGCCGTCAAAAAGGACGGCGGGGTATTCGACCAATTTGCCGGGGCCACTATCACACCGCGCAAAGTCGTGCAGGCCATCAAACGCGGTTTGGATTTCTACCGCAGTCACCAGCAGGAGCTGTTGGCTCCGCATAAGCCGTAA
- a CDS encoding putative PDDEXK endonuclease, whose product MSINSRQKGAGAEREFAGLVRDWTGVRLARNLEQSRSGGHDLIVHPEESGIVAEAFRRLAIECKRYQSASDALIQKWWAQAVEQAVEEALIPVLTYRANRSPWRVVVPIWLINAGFGDSVEIEYTATLSVQAFCQAVSEGASAITHKESPA is encoded by the coding sequence ATGTCGATTAACAGCCGACAAAAAGGCGCTGGCGCTGAGCGGGAGTTTGCCGGCTTGGTGCGAGATTGGACCGGCGTTCGCCTCGCTCGCAACCTGGAACAGTCGCGCAGCGGCGGACATGACTTAATTGTTCACCCGGAGGAATCGGGTATAGTGGCTGAGGCGTTTCGGCGCTTGGCTATCGAATGTAAGCGTTACCAAAGCGCCAGCGACGCCTTGATACAAAAATGGTGGGCTCAGGCCGTCGAGCAAGCGGTAGAAGAAGCACTAATCCCAGTTCTAACCTATCGGGCCAATCGGTCGCCCTGGCGCGTGGTCGTGCCGATTTGGCTGATTAACGCCGGATTTGGCGACTCGGTTGAAATCGAATACACCGCTACCCTGAGCGTTCAGGCTTTTTGCCAAGCCGTGTCAGAGGGGGCTAGCGCCATCACTCATAAGGAGAGCCCCGCATGA
- a CDS encoding dinitrogenase iron-molybdenum cofactor biosynthesis protein: MTQLSRDLALRIALASRVLPGVGVQELIDILHEKVGRPLSDERLKTITVTNLKTGIGSHDGEEDGEDIGIGLANIKLAVRYLWGEEEGDEGLPQVQPYKEGDMPESIRVAIASNAGAGLNGHFGSCIRFLVYQLSRTDYRLVDIRSTIEADSAEDRNLFRANLIKDCHVLFVQSIGGPAAAKVIRADIYPIKVPDAIEAEEQLREFQQVFDAPPPWLAKALGRSAEERKRFVAHE; the protein is encoded by the coding sequence ATGACTCAACTATCAAGAGATTTGGCGTTGCGTATCGCGTTGGCCTCGCGCGTATTGCCCGGCGTGGGCGTTCAAGAACTGATCGACATTTTGCACGAAAAAGTCGGCCGCCCCTTGTCCGACGAAAGGCTTAAAACCATCACGGTTACCAATCTGAAAACCGGAATCGGCAGTCACGACGGCGAGGAAGACGGCGAAGACATAGGCATAGGCTTGGCCAACATCAAACTCGCGGTACGCTACCTGTGGGGCGAAGAAGAAGGCGACGAAGGACTACCCCAAGTACAACCGTACAAAGAAGGCGACATGCCGGAATCCATTCGGGTAGCCATTGCTTCCAACGCGGGAGCCGGGCTAAACGGCCATTTCGGTTCTTGTATCCGGTTTTTGGTCTACCAATTGTCTCGCACGGATTACCGTTTGGTCGACATCCGTTCGACGATTGAAGCGGACAGCGCCGAAGACCGTAATCTATTCCGCGCCAATCTAATCAAAGATTGCCACGTGCTGTTCGTACAATCCATCGGCGGCCCGGCTGCAGCCAAGGTAATCCGCGCGGATATTTATCCGATTAAAGTACCGGACGCTATAGAAGCGGAAGAACAATTGCGCGAATTCCAGCAAGTATTTGACGCCCCGCCGCCTTGGCTGGCAAAGGCGTTAGGCCGTAGTGCGGAAGAGCGCAAACGCTTCGTAGCCCATGAATAG
- a CDS encoding IS3 family transposase (programmed frameshift), with the protein MSKKPRRKHSPAFKAKVALAALAGDKTLGQLTQEFEVHQNQIVDWKKQLSERAAEVFGKPAEPESPPVDLQALHAKIGQLTLENDFLGRRAHPGGIAERKAMIDRQSKLPIGRQAKLLGISRGSVYYLPKPVPEREVDIMRRLDALHLKHPFMGARQLRDQLNRQGIPIGRKHVKTLMAKMGIEAVYCKPNTSKKTPGHEIYPYLLRGMTINRANQVWALDTTYIPLAKGFAYLTAVVDWATRKVLAAKVAITLEACHAVDVLEQAFKRYGKPDIVNTDQGSQFTAKAFVDAVKGQGCLLSMDGRGAWRDNVFVERLWRSVKYERVYLHAYDSVGQARASILDYFEWYNHERPHSSLKRKTPHQAYNDGVPTLKLAA; encoded by the exons ATGTCTAAAAAACCGCGAAGAAAACATTCACCGGCCTTCAAAGCCAAAGTCGCCCTGGCGGCCTTGGCGGGCGATAAAACCTTGGGGCAGTTGACCCAGGAATTCGAGGTTCATCAAAATCAGATTGTCGATTGGAAGAAGCAGCTGAGCGAGCGGGCCGCCGAGGTGTTTGGGAAGCCCGCGGAGCCGGAATCGCCCCCCGTCGATCTGCAAGCCCTACACGCGAAAATCGGTCAACTGACATTGGAGAACGATTTTTTAG GAAGGCGCGCTCACCCAGGCGGGATTGCTGAGCGCAAAGCGATGATCGACCGTCAATCCAAATTGCCGATTGGTCGGCAGGCCAAGCTATTAGGCATCAGTCGCGGCAGTGTGTACTACCTGCCCAAGCCGGTTCCGGAGCGCGAAGTTGACATCATGCGCCGACTCGACGCACTGCACCTGAAACACCCATTCATGGGCGCTCGCCAGTTACGGGATCAGCTGAATCGGCAAGGCATCCCGATTGGCCGCAAGCATGTGAAAACCTTGATGGCGAAAATGGGCATCGAAGCCGTGTACTGCAAACCCAATACCAGCAAGAAGACGCCGGGGCATGAAATCTATCCCTACTTGCTGCGGGGCATGACCATCAACCGTGCCAATCAGGTCTGGGCGCTGGATACCACCTACATCCCGCTGGCCAAAGGATTCGCGTATTTAACGGCGGTCGTCGACTGGGCCACTCGCAAAGTCCTGGCCGCCAAGGTGGCGATTACGCTGGAAGCCTGTCATGCGGTGGACGTGCTGGAACAGGCTTTCAAGCGCTACGGCAAGCCGGATATCGTCAACACTGACCAAGGCAGCCAGTTTACCGCCAAGGCGTTTGTCGATGCCGTGAAAGGTCAGGGCTGTCTGCTCAGTATGGACGGTCGGGGTGCTTGGCGGGATAATGTCTTTGTTGAGCGCCTATGGCGATCGGTCAAATACGAGCGGGTTTACCTGCATGCCTACGATTCCGTCGGCCAAGCCCGCGCTTCAATCCTGGATTATTTCGAGTGGTACAACCACGAACGACCGCATTCCAGTTTGAAACGAAAAACGCCTCATCAGGCGTATAACGATGGGGTGCCAACCCTCAAGTTGGCCGCCTAA
- the rsxB gene encoding electron transport complex subunit RsxB encodes MYILSAIAILTALGLLLGLSLGIAAKYLKVESDPLVEQVEAMMPGSQCGQCGFPGCRPAAEAVVSGAAPVTLCPPGGTPLVEQLAKLLGVEVDLSQTQDQEPMVARVSEETCTGCTRCFKVCPTDAIVGAPKQIHAVVADACIGCEKCVNVCPTECLQMHPVEVTLRDWRWPKPLLAA; translated from the coding sequence ATGTACATACTTTCCGCAATCGCCATTCTGACAGCCTTGGGTCTCTTGCTCGGCTTGAGCCTAGGTATCGCCGCAAAGTATTTGAAAGTGGAGTCCGATCCCTTGGTGGAACAAGTGGAAGCCATGATGCCCGGCTCACAATGCGGGCAATGCGGATTTCCCGGCTGCCGACCCGCCGCGGAAGCGGTAGTATCCGGCGCCGCTCCGGTAACGCTGTGTCCGCCCGGAGGCACGCCGCTAGTGGAACAGTTGGCGAAGCTTTTGGGCGTGGAAGTCGATTTGAGCCAAACCCAAGATCAAGAGCCCATGGTTGCCCGCGTCAGCGAGGAAACCTGTACCGGCTGTACCCGTTGCTTCAAAGTCTGCCCTACCGACGCCATCGTCGGCGCTCCCAAACAAATTCATGCCGTGGTGGCCGACGCCTGCATAGGCTGCGAAAAATGCGTCAACGTATGTCCAACCGAATGCCTGCAAATGCATCCCGTAGAAGTCACGTTGCGCGACTGGCGCTGGCCGAAACCTCTGTTGGCCGCCTAA
- a CDS encoding electron transport complex subunit E encodes MNFLSASYRKIASDGLWHNNVILTQNLALCPLLAVTGTATNGLGMGLATTAVMVASNGAVSASRHLIPAEIRIPIFVLLIAALVTLVDISLNAWMHELHKVLGLFIPLIVTNCVILGRAEAFASKQALMPSMWDGLMMGIGFTLAMVVLGALREVSGAGTLFANASVLLGEGFRFMEFTVIPEYKGFLLMALPPGGFIMLGFLVAAKRLLDKKAEAKKDSGVESLTIAEQQATS; translated from the coding sequence ATGAATTTCTTATCCGCATCCTACCGGAAAATCGCCTCTGACGGCCTGTGGCACAACAACGTGATCCTGACGCAGAACCTGGCGCTTTGCCCGCTGTTAGCCGTCACCGGCACCGCAACTAACGGTCTCGGCATGGGGCTGGCTACCACCGCCGTGATGGTGGCTTCCAACGGCGCGGTATCCGCCAGCCGTCATTTGATTCCTGCGGAAATTCGAATTCCCATTTTCGTGCTGCTGATCGCCGCTCTGGTCACTTTGGTGGATATTTCGCTGAATGCCTGGATGCACGAATTACACAAAGTGTTGGGTTTGTTTATTCCGTTGATCGTTACCAACTGCGTCATTCTAGGCCGAGCCGAAGCCTTCGCCTCCAAACAAGCTTTAATGCCTTCGATGTGGGACGGCTTGATGATGGGCATCGGTTTCACCTTAGCCATGGTGGTATTGGGAGCGCTACGGGAAGTGAGCGGCGCCGGCACCTTATTCGCAAACGCATCCGTGTTGCTCGGCGAGGGCTTTCGTTTCATGGAATTCACCGTGATTCCGGAATACAAAGGTTTTTTATTGATGGCCTTACCGCCGGGAGGCTTCATCATGTTGGGCTTTTTAGTCGCAGCCAAGCGCCTGCTGGATAAAAAAGCCGAAGCCAAAAAAGATTCCGGCGTCGAAAGTTTAACCATCGCCGAACAACAAGCCACTTCTTAA
- a CDS encoding RnfH family protein: MNVGVCYAEADRQTWVKLEVPDDATVQQAIELSGMLKQYPHINLDIQKVGIFGKLTKLNSPIKEGDRIEIYRQITADPAKVKRRRIEVDDDDDDDDD; this comes from the coding sequence ATGAACGTTGGTGTTTGTTACGCAGAAGCGGACCGGCAAACATGGGTCAAATTGGAAGTACCGGACGATGCCACGGTACAGCAAGCCATTGAACTGTCCGGCATGCTCAAGCAATATCCGCATATTAATTTGGACATTCAAAAAGTTGGCATTTTCGGCAAATTAACCAAATTAAACAGCCCCATCAAAGAAGGGGATCGCATAGAAATTTATCGGCAAATTACCGCAGACCCGGCCAAAGTCAAACGCCGTCGTATCGAAGTAGACGATGACGACGACGATGACGACGATTAA